The genomic interval ACAGGGCAGGGCAAGGGTGGCCCCAGGCAAGTCCCACAAGCAGCAGGTGGAGAATTCACCCCTATCCAGGCTTAGGCAAGGCTGGCCCACCAAATCTGAGCAGTCAGAACTCAAGAACCAATTTATGAGCCCACAGTGGGAAGCAACAGCCAGGTGGAGTGGGTGGTCATAGTGGCCTGAGCAAGGTTTGTCCTTCTTGCGACCAAGCCAGGGAAGCCACATGTATTACCCAGGGTGCTTGGTAGCAGTAGATTCTGGCCAGGACAGTGACTGATGGGACCGAAATGTGTGGTGGCGTAGCTCTGACAGCTGCCTCAGTGTCTCCTCGGGGACCAGGTGGGTAGGCCAGGTCACCTCTCTGGGGCATTGAGGCTGGCCACTCCCTCAGCATTGCCGTAAGAGAAGGATGTGTGGCCTTTGGTCTCTAACTCCAACTGCCCTCCTGATGGACACAGTATGTCCTCAAGGTAAACTAATGGCCACAGATGGGCACCTAAGCACGCCTGGGAGCCTTAACTCGCCTTGTGATGACTGCAGTCTGATTTGATTGTTTATCTTTCTTGTTTGTTGCCAAGGACCACCCACACCTGGCACTGAGTAGGTGATTAATAATTGGTTGCTTCTGGCTTTGTTTTTCATAGGCTTATGGATTAGCAATTCTGAAACTACTCTCTGGGTACTTAGGATTGAGCAAATAAGTAACCTGGAGTCAGGTTTCTCCCTGGATAAAGAAATTGCAAATATGGAAAGGAGGGAGATTAGAATAAACTCTATGGTGCTGGGTTGGAATTGGAAGTTCAGTATGaactcaaattttaaatatatatagaaagtatatatatatacatacacacacacacatatatatattttgagagATACATACAGAAGCATACATAGATgtagtatttttttcttagttctgACTACTGAGAGCATCTAAGAGTATTGACATCCTAGTAGTAACAAGCATACCCGACAACACCCAGCTCTGGTTTCAATACCAGACTCCACCTAAAGAAACCAGGGCTCTTGGAGAAATGGCCAGTTTCAGGGGTGGTTCAGGGAAGGTACAAAACGAACCTGGAACATCTtgtaacagaaaataaagaagggcTCGGATGATGGTAGGGACATGTcccagaaagacaaaaaccagTCTGAAGAGtttcccaaggccaaatttaaaACAATGTGAGCATCAGAATGATAGTAACAGAGTATAGctcaccaaataaaataatagtctgtgagtctaaaattatttaaataaacaataaacaaacagGAGAGAAACACTCTTCTTCAGAGTTGAGTGCCGGCTCACAAATGTAGGGTAgaattagaaaatcaccattGGCAGGCCAGGACCATCGAGGGGTCTAATAGGTGACTGATGAGAAAGGCTATCTGTATAGTCTCAGAGCATCAGCCTGGATGACACTCATTAATTATACAGGGAAGTGACTTCCCTGTGCTCCAAAGGCCAAGAttctgcactctcaatgcagggggcctgggtttgatccctggtcagagaactagattccacatgctgcaactaggagtatgcacgccacaactaaagaatctTGTGTGCTGTAAATAAGACCCAGAGCAGACAAGTAAATAAGtaataaagaagataaatattttttaaagttatacagGGAAAATACATGTAGTTTACAGGGGGAGATGTGTCACCATTTTGACCAGCTAATTCAAGTTAACATCACCAGTAATGGAATAAATCGGTGTCCCACACCACCTGATAGGATCCACTGAGAAGGATACAATATCACTTTGGGGTATTCTTACCAAAAATGCATAACCTGAATCTAATCCTGAGAAAATATCAGAGTCACAAATATAGGTTCACATCCTGCAAAATGGCTGACCAGGCTCTTCATAAATGTCAAGATCATGAAAGGCAAAGACTGAGGACTGGTGCAAATTAGAGAGACGGAAGAGGCTCGACCACTAAATGCAGCGTGCACCTCGCTTGGGTCCTGGCCCAGAAAACAGTGGTTTTCTTTCACTCTAAGGGTCATtactgggccttccctggtggtccagtagttaagactctgtgcttccaatgcagggggtgcaggttcgatccctggtcagggaactaagttaattaaaaaaaaaaaaaaaaggcatgaagaATTATCTAGCAGAGTTGGTAGAATTAGTAGGCATTTAGTATACGGAGCTTGCatgcacactcagttgtgtccagctcttttgcaaccccacggactgtagcaggccaggctcctctgtccatgggatttccccaggcaagatataatactggagtaggttgccatttccttcttcaggggatctccccaacccagggatggaacccgcatctcctgcgactcttgcattggcaggaggattcttttacccCAGAGCCACCTGGGTCATTATTTAAAGGGCGTCTGGTGGGGATCATGAGTTGCCCCTTAACTAGAGGCATCAGAAAGTTCTAGGACAGGAATTTTCAAACATTTGTGTGCgtaagaatcacctggagatttTGTTCAGTGCAAGTTCTGCTGCATGTCTGGGTGGGGCTCAGATCCTCTAACAACTCCCAGGTGATGCTCACAGTGCCTTTCTGCTGGCCCAGGGCCCACCCTTTGGGTCGCAATGAGGTGGATACAGCTGAGATTAAGACCAGGGCTTCTTGAGCCTGGCTGCACTTCAGGACCACCAGGAAGAAGCAGATTTTATGGATCCTCCCGTGATTCTGACGGGCAGCCGGGATTAGACCTTCACAGCCTCAGGTGTACCTGTCTTCTCCTGTCCTCTGTCTCAAGTTCAGACGGGGAGTCTGGATACTGCCCTGGCTGCCAAGCTGCATTTGTTGCTGCTCCTCTGCTCTGTCCAGTTCCCAGAAGCCGGGTGAATCTGGCTGCTCCTTCGCAGTTCAAACGCTTTCATGCACGTTAGGTGCaactccccacccagagatcaagccctctGCGACGTGTGGCCGAGACGCACTGTACCCGGCTGCTCACCACCCTCCTCCTCGACACTCTGCTCCCAGGAAGCAGCATCCCCGTCCTGCAGCCCTGGCTCCCTTCACACACACAGCACCTCTTGTCTCAGTCCGGTCTCCAGGTAAGAGGAACCATCTCCAGTACCTTCCTCCAGGAGGCCTCTGCTGTGATGTCAGACTGGCTGGGCCCACCCGGGTGCTCGCTTCCCCCAGGAGAGAGAGCTGGCTGAGAGCCTGGTGACTCAGACTCACTCATAGCAGGGCACGAAGGGTCTCTGTGGTGGGGACACAGGTCATCCTGCTCCTGTTCATACAGGCAGAGCTCTGCAGCCCATGTCCGTGGGCAACAACTTGGGTGTTGCCCTGAAATTCTGGCCTGGCACCCAGCTCGCCATTCATCTGTTCACCTCCCACCCactctttcccttccctcctccagcccagcaggtGGCTAGAATCTGAGGGACCTAGAGGAAAATAGGTCACAGGGAGGTGCCACCTAGGTTGTCCCCTCTGGGGAGGGTTTGGCCTAGGAGAGAAGATGTATTTGTCAGGCATTGAAAACCAACTTTGAGATGGGGGATGAGGGACCTGAATGCCAGGAGACCACCTCCTACTCCCCTTCCCCTTGGCTCCAAGGCAAGGGCCAGGGCTGGGCCGCCACTTCCCTGGTCCTCACATTCCTGAGGAAGAACTTCCTCTTGATCCAGCACCCGCTGCTGCCCCACACGCCCTGCGGCTGATGTAGCCGATCCCTGTCAGGATGCTGGGGAACCCATGGAAGGGGCTTCATAATCGAGGGGATTAGGGACCTGGGGTGCCGCACTTTCCAGGAGAATCACAGCTGGAATCTGAGGGAGGAGCAACCACTCTTGGCTCAGACAAGTTCAAGGTCAATACCCCAAAGGCTTCTTAGAATAAAGCTCATCCCCACCTCTGACTCCCACTCAGGCTGTTCCCCTCTCCCTCATGAATGTCCAGATGGAAACTCTCAGGAGAGGCTCATTCTACTCTCATGTAGGGAGAagacccttcccacctcccatcaAGTTTCTTGAAGCTTTGCACCCTTCGTCTCCCTTTGGGCCAGGGAGTTTTCAGAGTCCCAGTCCCGCTGAGTTCTAGAGAGAGGGGCAGGAACCTGGATGGAAATATGAGGTAGATCCCCTAAGAGAAACGTACCCCATTCCTGGATCTGGAGTgtcatcccccccaccccacctccactaTCCTGCAGAATGTCCTTGGGCTGCCCCAGCCAGGCAGGGTAACACTTGGTCCCCAATCACGCTTTCTGCCTCCAAGTCCTGGCTCCCAGGTGGCTGTAAGAACATGTTTTCCAGACAGAGACTTTATCAGTTCTTTACAATAACCATAATTTTCCAATCCCCAATCAAGCCCACAACTTGAGGGTCACTCTTGGGTATAAGAGGCAAGTTGGATACTAAAATATTGCAGTTTGTAATGACTAGAGGAATCAGGATTAGATTAGGCATGACAAGAACTATGGAGGAAATAAGTCAAGCGATTTGAAATCGAGGTTGTCTTGGAAAATCCAAGCTATATTGTCTCTGTACATgtattctcttctgttttctagcAAGACCCTCTGAAAATACTTGAACCTTCCTTCTCTTCACCACTCACTCCTTGCTTTCCCCAGCCTCGCACATCCATTGCATTCATCCCCAATCAACACATTACATGGTTTTTCCATGAGTCATCCTTTATTGCTGTTTGAAGTCATAAATTATTGGCGCGAGACGCAGTGGGTTTCAAAGCAAATGACAGAAGGAAACACAGTTTGCAGGTGGGAAGACCCAACAGTGAAGAATCCCAGAGCAGCCATCACCCTGGCCTTGAGGGTTGGGTCTTACTTGTAAGGACCCTGCAGCCAGGACCTAGCCCAGTCGAGTCAGACTACCTGGCCCACAGGTGATCGAGCCACATCTCCGGGGAGCTGAAGGGGTCCCCCAGTCCTCTCTCAAAGACCATCACTGTAGCCTTCTTGGAACTTTCTTCTGGCCTCCAAGTCTTTGCCACCAACAGCAGTGTGACAACCGCAAGGACCCTCTCCCCTCTGAGACAGCCAACCTACTCTCCTCACCTGTTCCTTTTCCAATGGAAGCTTCCCCTGAGCAGGGCAGATAAAGGCCCCTGcagagggaggagcagggaggggagcGGGAAAGGGAGGGGAGCAGGAGCGGGGGAGTTGGTTTCAGAGGGCTGGCCAAGTCCAGTGACCTGCTGAGGAGACGTGCCTGTCCCCTCCACCACGGTGGGTCCTCCCACCAATATCTGAGGGATGAGGCAAAGGGAGCTTCTCAACAAGAGAGCTGCTGCCCCCGCTCCTCTGAGGAGGGCTCCTCCTCTATGAGCTCCAGGTCGAACTCATCTTCCAGGGACCCTCCCACTGGCAGAAGGCGGAACTTCTTCCCTTTAAGTGTGCATGTGCGGTGCTCGAAGTCCAGGACGGCGTTGTGGTCCTGGAGCACGTCGGTGCCAATGATTGCTTCCTCTGCACTCGCGTTGGCCACTAGGAAGGCTGCCTTCAGCTTCAGCTTGCCCAGGGACACTGCTGTATCCCAGACGCCCAAGATCTTCATTTCGGCCCCGTTGGCCACTTTCACCACATTTTCAAAGGGCCGCAGCGTATCCAAGTCGCCATCGGTGACCTCCTCCCACAAGCTGGGGTGGACCACGGAGACCTGGGCCCCGGAGTCCACCAGGAACCTCACGGGCACTTTGCCAATTTTCCCTTTGAGGTAGTAGCCCTTACCCATGCTGTTGGCAAACACGATCTCCTTGGGCAGGTGGCTGTGGGCAGCCTCAGGCCCCCCGAAGGTCTTCAGGAGGGTCTCTTTCACAGCCCCGTAGTTTTCCTGGTCCTCGGGACTGAGACCATTGAAGGCCCCCAGGGCGTCTCCCCTGAGGGACTCTTTCAGGAACCTCAGCTTGGTGATGTGGTCCCAGTGGTTGAGGTGGTTGATGACCTCAAAGCGATGCAGCCAGAGGTGTGGGGCCACACTGGCTCCATCGAAAGGCTCTGGGACGAAGGCACGCTCCCGGCTCCTGACTCCGCTCCCGGCCATCCCTCTGCTCCCTTCTGGAATGGCAGCAACAACCCACAGCAGGTAGAGAAAGCCACAGAGCAGTGTCAGCGCAATCACGCTGGAGAGCAAGGCTTCTCTAAGCAGACTGTTGCTGGGTGCCCGCTGTTGGCAAGCTGGAGGGACCAGGCGAAGGCTGTCTGACTGACTGCTGGGTGCAGAGCTGTGGCCTGCTCACTCTGCAGAGCCTTTTTGATACCCAGCCTGGGCCCCCAGGGCTCCCCATTCGCCTTTGTTCTGGGAGCTCCgcccctgctcctcccactccccctccctccagcatCCTGCTCGACGGGCAGGATCAGTGCCCCGCCCTTCTGCATCCATCAACACGACAGGCCGCGGGGAGCCCACGTTGCAAGGAAGGCCAGCCTGGGTCAGAGGGGGCCTCCTCAGGTACCCTCCCCAGCCTGTGTCCCAGAATAACAGATGAGGACAGGACGACGTTACGACATCCAGGTGTTTGTCATCAGCTAAAGGCAGGTGGAGTCAGGGACCAGAGGCAGGACCCGGGACCATCAGCTTCTCAACTGGGGAGGCCCCTTTGCCCTCAGCCTTGAGTGACCCCCTTTGAGTGGTTAAGGGGAAGGAGCTTACATTTACTGTGTTTCTGCTCTGATTGAAGTGAGGGGCTGGGTGTTTCTCATGAGCTCTGAACCAAGCACAGAATCCCATAAGATTCTCTGGCAAGATGGAGGAGAGTCCTCAGAATCAAGAATGCCCATAAATAGTTTCTTTAAATGAGGGAACACATGGACACATTTTCCATGAATGCAATTGCTACAGTAGTTTTCCCTGGTTGATCACACCTAATTCAGAGTCATTCTGCCTTCTGGGAGTGAGTGCCAGAATCTGGAGTCAGGCTCCGACTCTACCTCTAGGCAGGCCTCCTCCTCGGCTTCTCCTGTCTCACCCTCCAGAAATCTTTATAAGAGTCTGTTCCCCAGGTTCTTCAGACCACCTCTTCATCTGGGCATTTGTGGAAAGAGCAGCAAGAGAATTCCACTCCTTTTTACTCCAAGAGGGGGAAGCACCCACTGTGTTGGCAAAGCCAGCAGTGAGAGTCTGGATGGCTTTAGATGGAGGAGGCTGGCTGTGGGACCTCCTGTGGGACCTCCTGTGgggtttgggggtgggagggtggagagCCGTCCCAGGGCACCCCATGGATACCCAGAAGACAGATCATGGCTGGAGTCTGACTTGGGCTTGTGCAGGGTGACTGGGGCTATTGGGGGGCCCACACTGATGACCCTGTTTAAATGTCACCCCTCCACAGAGCCCTCTACTCTGGCCTCACCAGTGTGCCCACTCCCACGTGACCACCATGGCAGTGTGCTATGTGGTTCATTCATAGGTCTGTGTCCTGCCCATGTACGACTGCCTCCAGGCCTGGCAGAAACTGACTCTGGGGCAAGTAGGCGCTCTTTATTGGGCTCCAAGCCTGCTGAGTGCTGTCACCAAACAGGAGAGATGAAGACAGGAGAGGAGCAAGAACCAGCAGCACACCTGTGGCTCTGGGCTGTTTCTCCTGGCCCAGAGCCTGTCTGTCACCAGCTCCCTGTCCCACTGATCACCTGGTGCCTGGTTGAATTCCAGAGGACCCTGGCTCCAGTCCTGCCCCTGGTTGGTCCCAGGGCCTCTGACTATGCCAGAAGACCCTTAGCCCCTGTGGCTGTGTCAGCCCCTTGCACCTGACACAGTGAGCCAGCACAGAGGCAGCTGGGTCAACACCTCTCATCACAGCTGCCTGGCTGAGGTGGGGCCATCATGCCATTCCAGAAACCCAGTGGAGGGGGAAGTGGAGTCACTGGGCAGGTGGGTCTCCTAGAGGATTGCACAATGCAGAACCTGCCCCCAGAGAAACGGCCCTGCACCCACAAGACCAGGAAGCCCCTTCTGCCAATGGATGTTTGTGGATAGACTCCTGGTCCCTGGAATGGGCATTGTTCTGTGGCCCAGGTACTGACCTTAGTGGCTTTGTGGCTCCCTGGTATTCATCACCTTGAACCCTTGGTCCCCTGGAAGTGCGAACGAGTTAGGAGGCTGGCATGTGACCGAGGGAAGTAAGAAGTAAGGTGGCTTCTCAACTGGCAACTAGGACTGCTGGATGCCCCCACTGTGGCCTTTCAGACCATCATGGTGGACAGTGAGGTTAGGTCTCCCTGTTACCATTGTCTGGAAATAGGAGGTCCCTGGGACCTGGGTCATGGTCCTCACTTGATTGGGTTTGGTGTTCACTTTGGCCAAGTCATTCAACGTCTATCCCCCCAGTGAGCGTCAGGACAACCTGTAGGACAGACCATCCGCTGTACTCCACCATTCTGAAAAACAAGGAGCTTGAATGGCTAAATGGCTTGTCTCAGGCCCAAGCTGCCCAGTGCATGTAAGGGCATTTTGCAAATAAAGGCAGGGAAGCAGGTGTGTTGGGCTCAGAGAGGCATCCGGCTAGGTCCTGGGGCTTTGCTGTTGATGGCCTCTGAAGGGGGCAGTGATCTAGCGGGCAATGAGAGCTGATGGCTAAATATCTGAGAATTTTCTGAGTTAGTCTTAAACCAACTGGTAGCTTGAAACCAGACTTGGTGGGAGCATTTATACCACAGAAATTGGCAAATTCTAAATCAAGCCCCCCTTTTTCTGGAAAGCCAGCTTGTCATCACATTCTTGCCTGCAGACCTTGGTCACTCTCTCTGGGGCAGGCAAAGCACCACAGCCAGTGATTAACAAGCTTCTagcatctccactcctgcccaaCCGCTTGTGCCCAAGTCCCTTCTCTAGCCCCCCTTGCCTCACGCTCCCCCACAGCCCTTATTCTTCTGGGTCCTTGGACCTGAGGCCCTCCTCAGCGAACCCCTTTAGGTTAGCTCTCCACACAGTCCCACCTGGGGTCCCCAAGACAAACACACAGGGGATCTCATGGCTACTAGGCGAGCTGGCAAGGGTTGAGATTAGGGAGGTTCTCTCGTGAAGATCAGGAAAATGGTGACCTCAGTTCTCCAGCTCCCTTCAGCCTTGGGAGAGGCCCATCCCTGGAAGACCTCAGAACCACTCAGGAACCTTGGGACTGCTGTGTCAGTGTTGAACTGATGCGCAGCCCAGCCGGGGCAGGACAGGCGCCACTGCCTCCTCCCAGGACCTAGGAAATCGTGGTTAATTATTGACAAATATAGGTATTGGGGCGGGAACACCCTCATTATTACCCATTGGCATCTCCAAAGTGTGCTTGGAGGCAGGCACTTATCCCAAGAGGAGGTAAATCAGGACAATAAACAGAAAGGGTTTACGGGGTCCCCACCCTCCACACCCCTCATTGAGATTTTGGGGCTCTGAGCTCTGCTGGCCCCACTCCCTGCCTCCCCTTTGCCATCTCATCCCTCCCCAGccctaggggtgggggtggggtggcgtgTGATGCATTATAAGCCCATGAAAGGGCCCATCGGGGGCCCCTGAGAACTGAAGCCCTTGGTGAGCAGTGGGAACACCCCAGAAGCCTCATTCCCCTTCTCTTTACTGTTTCTTCTGCCTGACCACTGCTGGGGCACAGTGGAACCCAGAGAGGAGCCCAACCCCTCAAGTTCTGAGATTAGGGGGTCCTGGGGTgcagggtgggcagtgggggGGGGCCTCGGAGGGGACCTGGGCATTCTCCAGGGGACCTGGAGGTCATGTTGAGCAAAGAGCCTGGAGACACCCTACAGATTTCAGGGTGAGACCCAGATGTAACACCAGGAGGGGCAGAAAAGGCGCCACCAGCCCTTGCTGTGCCCTGATAAGGGGCTCTGCAGCTCCTTTCCAGCTGCCTCTGGCCGGCGCCCCGCACTCCCAAGATCAAGGTCACCCTGGAAACTGGATGGGGTGAGAGCAGACACGAATTTAAGGAGTTTTCAAGGCAACAGAGAAGGTTGAGGGGAGACAGAAGGTGCACTTTTTCTAAGCGGGGACGGCT from Budorcas taxicolor isolate Tak-1 chromosome 11, Takin1.1, whole genome shotgun sequence carries:
- the ASPRV1 gene encoding LOW QUALITY PROTEIN: retroviral-like aspartic protease 1 (The sequence of the model RefSeq protein was modified relative to this genomic sequence to represent the inferred CDS: deleted 1 base in 1 codon), whose translation is MLEGGGVGGAGAELPEQRRMGSPGGPGWVSKRLCRVSRPQLCTQQQSDSLRLVPPACQQRAPSNSLLREALLSSVIALTLLCGFLYLLWVVAAIPEGSRGMAGSGVRSRERAFVPEPFDGASVAPHLWLHRFEVINHLNHWDHITKLRFLKESLRGDALGAFNGLSPEDQENYGAVKETLLKTFGGPEAAHSHLPKEIVFANSMGKGYYLKGKIGKVPVRFLVDSGAQVSVVHPSLWEEVTDGDLDTLRPFENVVKVANGAEMKILGVWDTAVSLGKLKLKAAFLVANASAEEAIIGTDVLQDHNAVLDFEHRTCTLKGKKFRLLPVGGSLEDEFDLELIEEEPSSEERGQQLSC